Proteins encoded by one window of Salvia splendens isolate huo1 chromosome 7, SspV2, whole genome shotgun sequence:
- the LOC121741932 gene encoding putative E3 ubiquitin-protein ligase XBAT31 codes for MGQGMSCNSSEEQGLFVAVQFGDLEMFEAILKRDSSIIHRSTSYDRNSPLHIAAANGQIEILSLLLHRSVKPDVLNRYKQTPLMVAAMHGKISCVEKLIEAGANILMFDTLNGRTCLHYSAYYGHSDCLEAILSAARTSHISASWGYSHFVNIRDSKGATPLHLAARQSRPQCVHMLLDNEALVCASTGRYSFPGSTPLHLAARGGSLDCIRELLAWGADRLQRDASGRIPYVVASRHRHGECAALLNPSSAEPLVWPSPLKFISELNQEAKALLEQALMEANREREKTILKGTIYSLPSPSASDSGIDDNMSETSETDLCCICFDQVCTIEVQACGHQMCAQCTLALCCHNKPKPTTSCLTVPVCPFCRSSIVKLVVAKVRVENDTERDICSSKPRKSWRSRNLSEGSSSFKSLSAVGSFSKMSRGSGRFAAGDELLDKPLSLET; via the exons ATGGGTCAGGGGATGAGCTGCAATAGCAGTGAGGAGCAGGGGCTGTTTGTTGCGGTGCAGTTCGGGGATTTGGAGATGTTTGAAGCCATTTTGAAAagggattcatccatcattcatCGCTCGACCTCTTATGATCGAAACTCTCCTCTTCATATCGCCGCCGCCAATGGCCAGATCGAG ATTCTATCATTGCTTCTCCACCGATCCGTGAAGCCGGATGTGTTAAATCGGTACAAACAG ACTCCATTGATGGTGGCTGCAATGCATGGAAAGATCTCATGTGTAGAGAAGCTGATTGAGGCTGGTGCAAAT ATTTTGATGTTTGATACGCTTAATGGAAGGACCTGCTTGCACTATTCGGCTTACTACGGCCATTCTGATTGCCTCGAGGCCATTCTATCCGCTGCTCGAACCTCCCACATCTCAGCTTCGTG GGGCTACTCTCATTTTGTGAATATTAGGGATAGCAAAGGGGCCACACCGTTGCACTTGGCAGCGCGTCAAAGTCGCCCTCAATGTGTTCATATGTTGTTGGATAATGAAGCCCTTGTCTGTGCTTCAACTGGTCGATATAG CTTTCCGGGAAGTACTCCTCTTCATTTGGCTGCAAGAGGTGGCTCTCTTGACTGCATCAGAGAATTGCTAGCTTGGGGTGCTGATCGACTGCAGAGAGACGCCTCAGG GAGAATACCGTATGTGGTAGCTTCAAGGCACCGCCATGGAGAATGTGCGGCTCTTCTGAACCCTTCATCAGCAGAGCCTCTTGTTTGGCCGTCGCCTCTGAAGTTCATCAGCGAACTCAATCAGGAGGCGAAAGCTCTATTAGAACAAGCCTTGATGGAGGCCAacagagaaagagaaaaaaccATCTTAAAAGGAACGATTTACTCTCTCCCGTCTCCGTCAGCGTCCGACTCTGGAATTGACGACAATATGTCTGAG ACAAGCGAAACAGATCTTTGCTGCATATGCTTTGATCAAGTTTGCACGATCGAGGTTCAAGCATGTGGCCATCAAATGTGTGCACAATGCACGCTCGCCTTGTGCTGCCACAATAAGCCCAAACCAACAACTTCCTGCCTTACTGTGCCAGTCTGCCCCTTCTGCAGGAGCAGCATAGTCAAGCTCGTTGTGGCTAAGGTCAGGGTCGAGAATGACACTGAGCGTGACATCTGCTCCTCAAAGCCACGCAAGTCTTGGAGGTCACGAAATTTGAGCGAGGGAAGCAGCAGCTTCAAGAGCCTCTCTGCAGTGGGGTCGTTTAGCAAGATGAGCCGGGGATCAGGCAGGTTCGCTGCCGGGGACGAGCTTCTTGATAAGCCATTGAGCCTTGAGACTTAG